The DNA sequence GAAGGCCGGGCGAAAGTTCGCCGCAGAGTCGGCCGAGAGATCGGCATAGAGCCGATCAAGGCTGGCACGCACTCGAAAAAGAGCCCGGCACGCAGCCCACCTGGAATCCGGCGACGGGCTCAGCTCTGCAGGTAGCCGAGCCAGCCGCCGGTGTGTGAGATGTCTTTTGCGCTCTCCGTTGCCGATGGTTCGCACAAGAAGCCCGGCACCTCGCGGCCGTCCGCCAGTTCGACCTTGCCGACGGTCAACGGGGACGGGATTCGCGAGACGAACTCGCCGAAGCCCAGCAAGGGAAGGGACCACACCTCCGCGGCCACCGAAACGCCCTCGGACGCGACCCGCACCAGACCGGGCTTGGGCGGGACAGTGTCCAACGCGTACAACCGGTAAGCAGGAGAGGTGGAGACTTCGGAGACGAACCGCCCGCCACGGGAGGTCAGTTCGTGGTTCAAAGGCTGACCTCGAAGATGAGCGCCGACGACGACCAGGGGCACTCGGGGGCCCGGTAGGGACGCCAGTGCGGCCAGCTTCAGGTCGTTGTGGGCAGCGCCGACCAGCATGACGCCGAACGGGCGTCCGGACACCGTCCCGGCTGGGACCGCCAACGCCGACAGCCCGAACAGGTTGGTGGAGTTGGTGAATCGGCCGAGGCGCGCGTTGACGGCGACCGGGTCTGCGGCGACTTCGGCGAGGGTGGGGTGCTCGGTGGTCGTCGGGAGGAGGATCGCGTCGACGCCGGCCACTACGGCCAGGGCCTCGGATCGCAGGCCGGCCAAGGTTTCCTGGTCGGCGAACAGGTGGTGCGCGCGGATGTCGCGGGCTCCGGTGATGATGCCGTGGACCACCGGGTCGCAGTCGTCCGGGTGCGCGTCCAGGAATTCGCCCACCGCCGCGTAGCGTTCGGCCACGAACGCGCCGCCGTAGAGGAGTCCGGCCGCTGAAAGGAACGCCGAGATGTCCACAGTGGTCACCTCGGCGCCTGCCGCCGCGTAGTCCTCGGCTGCCGCGGCGAACGCCTCCGCCCAGCCGGGCGCGAGCGGGCCGAGGTCCGCGGGGACGCCGATGCGGAAGCGTCCGGTGTGGACTTCGGCGGGTTCCGCCAGGCAGGTCAGTGCGAACGCCGCCTCCTCGACCGTCCGGGCGAAGATCGAGACGCAGTCGATGCTGCGGCACGCCGGCACGACACCTTCCGTGGGCAGCAGGCCCGGCGTCGGCTTGAGGCCGACGATTCCGTTGAACGCCGCCGGCACCCGTCCCGAACCGGCCGTGTCGGTGCCCAAGGCCAAGTCGACGATCCCCAGGGCGACCGCGACCGCGGAGCCGGAACTGGATCCGCCCGAGACGTACGCCGGGTCGACGGCGTTGCGGACCGCGCCGTACGGGCTGCGCGTGCCGACCAGCCCCGTGGCGAACTGGTCCAGGTTCGTCGTGCCGAGCACCAGTGCCCCGGCCGCTCGTAGCCGGGCGACGACGGGGGCGTCCGCGTCCGGCTGGTACGCGTACGCCGGGCAGCCCGCCGTCGTCGGCAGGCCGGCGACGTCGATGTTGCCCTTCACCGCGACGAGCTTCCCGTGGAGCGGCAGTCCGCGTTCCTCCAGACCGGCCGCCTCGGCCAGGACGTCGGCCTCCGGTCGCAGGTCGATCCAGATCTCCGGCCGGTCGACCTGCTCGATGCGCCGGTACGCCGCGCGCACGCGTTCCAGCACGCTCATCCGAGCACCACCAGCGGCGTGCCGGGCGCCACCTGGTCACCGGGGGACACGAGCACCTCGACCACCTTCCCACCGGACGGCGCCGGGATCCGCGCCTCCGTCTTCATCGCCTCCAGGGTCACCAGCGACTGGGCGTCCTCGACGCGCTGGCCCACTGTGACGTCCACCCGCCACACGGTCGCCGCGAACGGTGCCTCGACGACGTGGCCGCCCGGAGGGGCCTCGACGCGCGCTGGTGGGCGTGTCACCGGTTCCGGTTTCGGGTCGAACTCGCCCGCCGCCGCCCACGCCTGCCGCTCGGCCTCGAACGCCGCCGCCTGCGTCGCCCGGAAATCGGCGATGCCGGAAGCGTTGTCGGAAAGGAACTTCTGGTAGTCCGCCAGGACGAACGAGCCGTCGGTGACGTCGAGCTCCAGCTGGCCGGCCGACGAGCGCGCCCGCAGGTCCAGCAGCTCGTCGGCGGACACGGGGTACCAGGAGATCCGGTCGAAGAACCGCAGCAGCCACGGCTGTTCCGCACCACGCCAGCTGTTCCACACCGGCACGGTCCGCCCGACGAACTGGTACCCGCCCGGTCCCTCCATCCCGTAGATGCAGAGGTACGCGCCGCCGATGCCGACCGAGTTCTCCGCCGTCCACGTCCGCGCCGGGTTGTACTTGGTCGTGACCAGGCGGTGGCGCGGGTCGAGCGGCGTCGCGACCGGTGCGCCCAGGTAGACGTCGCCGAGCCCGAGCACCAGGTACTCCGCGTCGAACACCGTGCGATAGACGTCGTCCACACTGGACAGCCCGTTGACGCGCCGGATGAACTCGATGTTCCACGGGCACCACGGCGCGTCGTCGCGCACGCCCGTCATGTACCGCTCGATCGCCTCGCGCGTCGCCGGGTCGTCCCACGACAGCGGGAGCCGGACGCTGCGGCTCGGCACCACGAGATCCGCCGTCGGCGGCAGGTCGCGTTCCAGCTCCCGCACCAGCCCGAGCGCCTTGCCGACCGGCAGCGCGTCCGGGTCGACGTGCACTTGCAGCGACCGGATGCCCGGCGTCAGGTCGACGATTCCCGGCACCCCCTCGGCCGCGAGCCGTTCGGCGAGCGCGTGCACCCGCATCCGCAGCGCCAGGTCGAGGTGCATCTCGCCGTACTCGATCAGCAGGTTGTCGTCGCCGCTGCGCCGGTAGGTCACGGACGGCTCGTCGTCCGAAGAGGACAGTCGCGTGAGGACGCCGCCGTCGTCCCGGGCCGCGCGGCTGGGCGTCACCGCCGCCGCGGGCCGTGTGCGCAGGGCCGCCGCGTGGTCGGCGTCGACCGGGATGAACCGCACGGTGTCGCCGGGACGCAGCTGCCCGAGCTTCCAGCGTTCGCCGGTGGCGACCGTCGCCGGGCAGACGAACCCGCCGAGGCTGGGGCCGTCCGGGCCGAGCAGGATCGGCAGGTCACCGGTGTAGTCGACGGCCCCGATCGCGTACGGCGTGTCGTGGATGTTCGACGGGTGCAGCCCCGCCTCGCCGCCGTCCGCGCGCGCCCACTTCGGCCGCGGCCCGACGAGCCGGACGCCGGTGCGTGCCGAGTTGAAGTGGACCTGCCAATCGGTGGCGTAGAACGTGTCGACGTCTTCGGGGGTGAAGAACTCCGGGGCCGCGTGCGGTCCTTCGAGCGCGCCGATCGTCCAGTGCGACGTGAACTCCGGGCGGTCGGTCACCGGGCCGACGACCGGGTCCGCGGGCACCGGCCCGGGTGCCAGGACGTCGCCCGCGGCCAGCGCGCGGCCGCCGTGCCCGCCGAAGCGGCCCAGGGTGAACGTCGCCGCGCTGCCGAGGAACTCCGGCACGTCGATGCCGCCGCGTATCAGCACGTAGCTGCGCAGCCCCGCCGTGCACGCCCGGACGTCGAGGGACGCGCCCGCGGGCACCTCTACGGGTGTCCACAGGGGAACTTCGGCACCGTCGACGAAGACCGAAGCCGGCGCACCGGTGACGCACACGTCGGTGGTGTGGGAGAAGCGCAGCGTGACGCCGTCCACCGTGCACTCCAGGCCGGGCGCGCCCTCGGGGTTGCCCAGCGCGAGGTTGCCCAGCCGCAGCGAACGGTCGTCCATCGGGCCGCTCGGCGGCACGCCGACGTGCCAGTAGCCGGTACGGCCCGGCCAGTCCTGCACGGTCGTCATCGTCCCGCCGCGCACGACGTCGATCCTCGGCTCAGTGTCCTCGACGAAGTCCAAAGTGGACGTGTCATGGGCCGCGGCACCGAACGCCGGGTCGGCGGCGGCCGCGCGCAGCTGCCCGAGGTTGGTCCGGACGCCGTCGACGCGCGTCGCGGAAAGGGCCGTCCGCAGGTTCGCCAGGGCGTCCGCGCGGTCGGTGCCGGTGCAGATCACCTTGGCCAGCAACGGGTCGTAGTGCGTGGTGACGGTCGTGCCCGGTTCGACCCAGGTGTCCACCCGGGCGCCGGCGGGCCGCGTGAACCGCGTGACGAGGCCCGCGCTCGGGCGGTGGCCGGCGCTCGGGTCCTCGGCGTACACCCGCGCCTCGACGGCGTGCCCGCGCGCGATCGGCACGGCCCGGAACATCGCGCGGTCGCCCTGGGCGAGCCGCAGCATCCAGGCGACCAGGTCGACGCCGTACACCGCCTCGGTGACCGGGTGCTCGACCTGCAAGCGCGTGTTGACCTCGAGGAACGCCGCCTCGCCGCGCTCGGGGTCGTAGACGTACTCGACCGTGCCCGCCGAGCGGTACCGCACCGACGAGCACAGCGCGATCGCCGAGTCGACGAGGTGCCGGCGGACGGCGTCGGGCAGGTCCGGCGCCGGGCATTCCTCGACGACCTTCTGGTTGCGGCGCTGCAGGGAGCAGTCACGCGTGCCGAGCGCGAGGACCTCGCCGAAGCCGTCGCCGAACACCTGGACCTCGACGTGCCGCGCGTGGCGCACCAGCCGTTCCAGGAACACCCCGGAACTGGCGAAACTCTTGGCCGCGATGCCGCGCACGCCGTCCCAGGCGGACCGCAGCTCCTCGGGCGTGGCGCACGCGCGCATCCCGATCCCGCCGCCGCCCCCGGTGGCCTTGAGCATCACCGGGTACCCGATTTCCGCCGCGCGGGCCACCGCTTCGTCCACATCGGACAGCAGCCCGGTGCCGGGCAGCAGCGGGACACCCGCCGCGATCGCCGCCGCACGCGCGGTGTGCTTGCTGCCGAACACCTCCAGGTGCTCGGGGGACGGGCCGGCGAACGCGAGCTCGGCGTCTTCGCAGGCCCGCGCGAACGCCGCGTCCTCGGACAGGAAGCCGTAGCCCGGGTGGACGGTGTCACAGCTGGTTTCGATCGCGGCCGCGATGATCGCGTCGGCCCGCAGGTAGCTCTCCGCCGCGGGTGCCGGGCCGAGCCGGACGGCCCGGTCGGCGAGCCGGACGTGCGGGGCCAGGCGGTCGGCGTCGGAGTACACCGCCACGGTCTCGAGGCCCAGTTCCCTGGCGCTGCGCAGGATCCGGACGGCGATCTCGCCGCGGTTGGCGACGAGCAGTCTCACGCCTCGCCTCCGGGAGCCGTCACGACCAGCCGGACCGGTGTCGGGTCGAACCCGTTGCACGGGTTGTTGATCTGCGGGCAGTTCGACACCAGGACCAGGACGTCGGTCTCGGCGCGCAGCCGGACCTCCAGGCCCGGCGCGGAGATCCCGTCGACGATGCCGAGGGTGCCGTCCGCCTCGACCGGCACGTTCATGTACCAGTTGACGTTGCTGACGAGGTCGCGCTTGCCGAGACCCCACTTCGCGCCCTCGTAGAGGAAGTTTTCGACGCACGCGTGCTGGAATCGCGTGTGCTGGCCGTAACGCAGGCTGTTGGACTCCTTGCTGCACGCGCCGCCGAGCGTGTCGTGCCGCCCGCAGGTGTCGGCGACGACGGTCAGCAGCGGCGCGCCTTCCTGGGTGCGCAGCACACTGCCCGTGGTCAGGAAGATGTTGCGCTGCTCGGCGATCGTCGCCGCCGCGCTGTAGCGTTTCGCGGTGTCGTTCGCGTCGTAGCAGAGGAAGTCGACGGCCTGGTTGCCACCGAGGTCGATGATCGACAGCTCCTGGCCCTGGCGCAGCACGAGGGAGAACGGCGCCCGCGCGGGGACGTCGAAGGTCAGCTCCGGCTGGGACTCGTAGGCGGTGATCACGCGATCCCCCTCGCGGTCAGGTAGTCGGCGGTGTTCTCGAAGGCGCGCCGCGCCTCGGGTGTGTGCGTCCATTCGGGACTGTCCGGAGTGGACGGATGGTCCCGCCAGGCGAGAACTTCGAGCCTGGTCGCCGTGTAGCCCGGCCGCGGGTCGACCGGGTGCGGCACGTTCGCGAGCAGCACGATCGACGGGATCTCGATCCGCAGGTCCACGGACTTCCCGGCGCTCGCGGAGCCGGTGAACTCCAGCTCACCCGCGGCACCCACGCGCACGCCCTGGAAGAACGACAGGCTCGGCGGCAGGTCGCGCGGGCCGAGCCCGTTCTTCGCCGCGGCCAAGGTGAACAGCGGGATCCCGGCGGGGGAGAGGCCCTGCGGGGCGCCGTCGCCGTAGTGCTCGGTGTTGCCGTCCACAGTGGACGTCCCGCACAGCGCGTCGTGGCGGCCGCTGGAGTCTTCGACGATCGTCGCGAGCACCCGGGCCTGGTCCGACAGCAGCGCCACGGACCTGCCGAGGTAGGCGTTCCACTGCACCTTCACCGTGTCGGCGACGTTCAGCCGCTCCCAGGGCTGATCGGCGTTGAACAGCAGCAGGTGCGCGCACGCGTCACCCTCGACGTCGGTGAGCCGCAGCCGGGTGCCGCGGGCCAGCACCTTGTGCGTGTACCCGCCGCCGGCGATCGTCTCGGCCCAGGTCAGCGCCTCGGGCGCGACCCCCGGTGGCGGGGACGACCACGTGCTCGCCGGGATCGACGGCATCGTGTCGACGACGGTGCCCGCTTGGGCCCGGGCGTGGTCACGCGCGCCGTAGGTGGTCGCGGTCGTGCTCATCGGACGTCCTCTCAGGTGGCCGGTTCGAGGGCGGGGGCGGGGCGTAGCCGCAGCCAGCAGAGCGCGCCGATCACCAGCGCGCCGCCGACGAACTCTAGCGGGAACAAGAGCATCCAGGATGCGCCCGAACCGGCGACGTCGTAGATCTCCGCACGTGGCCAGGCGATGTTCACGACCATCGTCGTGCCGTAGGCGACGGCCGCCCCGTTCACCAGGACACCCCAGCGGCCGAGGGAGAACCGGCCGGGCTCGGCGGGGAAGCGCCCGCGCAGCCGGTGGACCAGCAGCGGCCCGGTGACCAGCAGGTACGCCAGGTAGACGACCACGACCGACGTCCCGGTGATCGTGCTGAACAGCGCCGGGTTGCCGACGTTGAGCAGCAGCAGCCCGATCGCGAGCGCGCCGGACAGCAGCGCGGGCGCGACCGGCGCCCCGGTCCGGGCGCTCACCCCGGCCAGCCGCGCCGAGCCGGGGAGCGCGCCGTCGCGGGCCATCGCGTAGATCAGCCGGACCGTACCGGTCTGGATGGTCAGGGTGCAGACGACGACGGCGATCGCGACGTCGGCCAGGAAGATCCGGCCGAGGGTGTCGCCGAAGACGGCGGTGATCACGTACGGCAGGCCGTGGCCGGCGAGCTGCCCGTCGGTGAGGCTCGGCGCGGCCATCAGCGCGGTGAGCACCACGGCCAGCCCGCCGACGCCGGAGACGAGCACAGCGCGCAGGACCGCCCGCGGAGCCGCCCTTCGCGCGTCCTTCGTCTCCTCGGCGACGGACGCCGCGGTGTCGAAGCCGTAGAGGACGTACGCCGCCATGAGCGCCGACGCGAGCACGCCGCTGATCCCGGGCGCGCTGCCGGCGGCGTCGTGCAGCACGACCTGCGGGCCGCGAACGGCGAACAGGCCGAGCCCGGTCACCAGCACCACGACGCCGAGCAGTTCGGCCGCCACGCCGACGTCGTTGATCCGGGCCATCAGCCGCACGCCGCCGACGTTGACTGCGGTGGTGAACAGGAGCAGCAGGGTGCCGAGCAGGACGGCGTTGGCCGCGCCGGTCGGCGACGTCACCGCGGGATCGCCGCCGACGACCTGGAAGCCGTCCCAGACCGAGGGCAGTACCACCT is a window from the Amycolatopsis sp. NBC_00355 genome containing:
- a CDS encoding allophanate hydrolase, which codes for MSVLERVRAAYRRIEQVDRPEIWIDLRPEADVLAEAAGLEERGLPLHGKLVAVKGNIDVAGLPTTAGCPAYAYQPDADAPVVARLRAAGALVLGTTNLDQFATGLVGTRSPYGAVRNAVDPAYVSGGSSSGSAVAVALGIVDLALGTDTAGSGRVPAAFNGIVGLKPTPGLLPTEGVVPACRSIDCVSIFARTVEEAAFALTCLAEPAEVHTGRFRIGVPADLGPLAPGWAEAFAAAAEDYAAAGAEVTTVDISAFLSAAGLLYGGAFVAERYAAVGEFLDAHPDDCDPVVHGIITGARDIRAHHLFADQETLAGLRSEALAVVAGVDAILLPTTTEHPTLAEVAADPVAVNARLGRFTNSTNLFGLSALAVPAGTVSGRPFGVMLVGAAHNDLKLAALASLPGPRVPLVVVGAHLRGQPLNHELTSRGGRFVSEVSTSPAYRLYALDTVPPKPGLVRVASEGVSVAAEVWSLPLLGFGEFVSRIPSPLTVGKVELADGREVPGFLCEPSATESAKDISHTGGWLGYLQS
- the uca gene encoding urea carboxylase encodes the protein MRLLVANRGEIAVRILRSARELGLETVAVYSDADRLAPHVRLADRAVRLGPAPAAESYLRADAIIAAAIETSCDTVHPGYGFLSEDAAFARACEDAELAFAGPSPEHLEVFGSKHTARAAAIAAGVPLLPGTGLLSDVDEAVARAAEIGYPVMLKATGGGGGIGMRACATPEELRSAWDGVRGIAAKSFASSGVFLERLVRHARHVEVQVFGDGFGEVLALGTRDCSLQRRNQKVVEECPAPDLPDAVRRHLVDSAIALCSSVRYRSAGTVEYVYDPERGEAAFLEVNTRLQVEHPVTEAVYGVDLVAWMLRLAQGDRAMFRAVPIARGHAVEARVYAEDPSAGHRPSAGLVTRFTRPAGARVDTWVEPGTTVTTHYDPLLAKVICTGTDRADALANLRTALSATRVDGVRTNLGQLRAAAADPAFGAAAHDTSTLDFVEDTEPRIDVVRGGTMTTVQDWPGRTGYWHVGVPPSGPMDDRSLRLGNLALGNPEGAPGLECTVDGVTLRFSHTTDVCVTGAPASVFVDGAEVPLWTPVEVPAGASLDVRACTAGLRSYVLIRGGIDVPEFLGSAATFTLGRFGGHGGRALAAGDVLAPGPVPADPVVGPVTDRPEFTSHWTIGALEGPHAAPEFFTPEDVDTFYATDWQVHFNSARTGVRLVGPRPKWARADGGEAGLHPSNIHDTPYAIGAVDYTGDLPILLGPDGPSLGGFVCPATVATGERWKLGQLRPGDTVRFIPVDADHAAALRTRPAAAVTPSRAARDDGGVLTRLSSSDDEPSVTYRRSGDDNLLIEYGEMHLDLALRMRVHALAERLAAEGVPGIVDLTPGIRSLQVHVDPDALPVGKALGLVRELERDLPPTADLVVPSRSVRLPLSWDDPATREAIERYMTGVRDDAPWCPWNIEFIRRVNGLSSVDDVYRTVFDAEYLVLGLGDVYLGAPVATPLDPRHRLVTTKYNPARTWTAENSVGIGGAYLCIYGMEGPGGYQFVGRTVPVWNSWRGAEQPWLLRFFDRISWYPVSADELLDLRARSSAGQLELDVTDGSFVLADYQKFLSDNASGIADFRATQAAAFEAERQAWAAAGEFDPKPEPVTRPPARVEAPPGGHVVEAPFAATVWRVDVTVGQRVEDAQSLVTLEAMKTEARIPAPSGGKVVEVLVSPGDQVAPGTPLVVLG
- a CDS encoding urea amidolyase associated protein UAAP2, which codes for MITAYESQPELTFDVPARAPFSLVLRQGQELSIIDLGGNQAVDFLCYDANDTAKRYSAAATIAEQRNIFLTTGSVLRTQEGAPLLTVVADTCGRHDTLGGACSKESNSLRYGQHTRFQHACVENFLYEGAKWGLGKRDLVSNVNWYMNVPVEADGTLGIVDGISAPGLEVRLRAETDVLVLVSNCPQINNPCNGFDPTPVRLVVTAPGGEA
- a CDS encoding urea amidolyase associated protein UAAP1 — its product is MSTTATTYGARDHARAQAGTVVDTMPSIPASTWSSPPPGVAPEALTWAETIAGGGYTHKVLARGTRLRLTDVEGDACAHLLLFNADQPWERLNVADTVKVQWNAYLGRSVALLSDQARVLATIVEDSSGRHDALCGTSTVDGNTEHYGDGAPQGLSPAGIPLFTLAAAKNGLGPRDLPPSLSFFQGVRVGAAGELEFTGSASAGKSVDLRIEIPSIVLLANVPHPVDPRPGYTATRLEVLAWRDHPSTPDSPEWTHTPEARRAFENTADYLTARGIA
- a CDS encoding amino acid permease, which encodes MTDDLAGFGYRQELRRSLGGFSAFAAGFSFVSILTTVFQLFGFGFTFGGPRFFWTWPVVLAGQLLVALVFAELAARFPLAGSVYQWAKQLTRGFLGWLAGWMMLLGCVVALAAAAIALQVVLPSVWDGFQVVGGDPAVTSPTGAANAVLLGTLLLLFTTAVNVGGVRLMARINDVGVAAELLGVVVLVTGLGLFAVRGPQVVLHDAAGSAPGISGVLASALMAAYVLYGFDTAASVAEETKDARRAAPRAVLRAVLVSGVGGLAVVLTALMAAPSLTDGQLAGHGLPYVITAVFGDTLGRIFLADVAIAVVVCTLTIQTGTVRLIYAMARDGALPGSARLAGVSARTGAPVAPALLSGALAIGLLLLNVGNPALFSTITGTSVVVVYLAYLLVTGPLLVHRLRGRFPAEPGRFSLGRWGVLVNGAAVAYGTTMVVNIAWPRAEIYDVAGSGASWMLLFPLEFVGGALVIGALCWLRLRPAPALEPAT